A genomic region of Pseudomonadota bacterium contains the following coding sequences:
- a CDS encoding transposase — MPHVAHVPLPAPATGYERRQPEQTLLYQTLAAHWPRFAQRCEEHGGLPAFVTREFEDYLTCGILEHGCVTASCRECGFERLVGFSCKHRGFCPSCCGRRMNDTAAHLVDSVLPFDAPVRQWVCSLPWQLRSVLGYDSRLCSEVMTAFATELMRSYKRRAKRQLGLASVADAFTGTITFVQRFDSALRLNVHGHTLALDGVYVRDEEGELRFQTLPEPTVGDVTDVATRTAARIERVLEQHGRYLDEPTEHGDEQLWLDYPALASCYQAATSGRQLLDEHPGKPALRLLGTTKARKHAAHAALVAEVRGVNVHAERVVDGRDRKQLERLCRYLARPPLSHERLSELADGKLRLALKTPWSDGTRAIVLSPMDLIARLCALVPPPYFHLTRFHGVFAPNATLRPQIVPVRAPDPELDLPEQLLLFDKTGQRPAAPADPEPAPSSPGRHPWAWLLKRVFKADVTVCPKCQGRMRITQVALTADDIGRILAHHGLGPRPPPPPILSP, encoded by the coding sequence ATGCCGCATGTGGCCCATGTCCCCCTGCCGGCCCCGGCGACCGGCTACGAGCGCCGGCAGCCCGAGCAGACCCTGCTCTACCAGACGCTGGCGGCGCACTGGCCGCGCTTCGCCCAGCGTTGTGAGGAGCACGGCGGGTTGCCCGCGTTCGTCACGCGCGAGTTCGAGGATTACCTCACGTGTGGAATCTTGGAGCATGGCTGCGTGACGGCGTCCTGCCGCGAGTGTGGGTTCGAGCGCTTGGTCGGCTTCAGCTGCAAGCACCGCGGGTTTTGCCCCAGCTGTTGCGGCCGAAGAATGAACGACACGGCCGCACACTTGGTCGACTCGGTGCTGCCGTTCGATGCTCCCGTCAGGCAGTGGGTGTGCTCGCTGCCGTGGCAGCTTCGCAGCGTGCTTGGCTACGACAGCCGACTGTGCAGCGAGGTCATGACGGCCTTTGCGACCGAGCTGATGCGCAGCTACAAGCGGCGGGCCAAACGACAGCTCGGCCTCGCTTCGGTAGCCGATGCGTTTACAGGCACCATCACGTTTGTACAGCGTTTTGATAGTGCCTTGCGGCTCAACGTACATGGGCACACCTTGGCGCTCGACGGCGTATACGTGCGCGATGAGGAGGGCGAGCTGCGCTTTCAGACGCTGCCCGAGCCGACTGTGGGCGACGTTACCGACGTTGCAACGCGCACCGCCGCGCGCATCGAGCGCGTGCTCGAACAGCACGGCCGCTACTTGGACGAGCCGACCGAGCACGGCGACGAGCAGCTGTGGCTCGACTACCCGGCGCTGGCTTCGTGCTACCAGGCCGCCACGAGCGGCCGGCAACTGCTCGACGAGCACCCCGGAAAGCCTGCCCTGCGCTTGCTCGGCACGACCAAGGCGCGCAAGCACGCTGCACACGCAGCGCTCGTCGCCGAGGTGCGCGGGGTCAATGTTCATGCCGAGCGCGTCGTCGATGGCCGGGACCGAAAGCAACTCGAGCGACTGTGCCGATACCTTGCCCGGCCACCGTTGAGCCACGAGCGCTTGAGCGAGCTCGCTGACGGCAAGCTGCGCCTCGCGCTCAAGACCCCCTGGTCCGACGGAACCCGAGCCATCGTGCTCAGTCCCATGGACCTCATCGCCCGCCTGTGCGCCCTGGTGCCGCCGCCGTACTTCCACCTGACGCGCTTTCACGGCGTCTTCGCCCCCAATGCAACCCTGCGGCCTCAGATCGTCCCTGTGCGTGCCCCTGACCCCGAGCTCGACCTGCCCGAGCAACTGCTCCTGTTCGACAAAACCGGCCAAAGGCCCGCCGCACCCGCTGACCCTGAGCCAGCGCCAAGTTCGCCCGGCCGACATCCGTGGGCCTGGCTGCTCAAGCGAGTGTTCAAGGCCGACGTCACCGTCTGCCCCAAGTGCCAAGGCCGCATGCGCATCACCCAGGTGGCGCTCACCGCAGACGACATCGGCCGCATTCTGGCTCATCACGGCTTGGGGCCCAGACCGCCGCCGCCGCCTATCCTGAGCCCAC